In the genome of Flavobacterium panacagri, one region contains:
- a CDS encoding DUF1624 domain-containing protein has translation MKRQPSIDIVRGIVMIIMALDHVRDLMHVDSITQSPTDLSTTSPLLFFTRFITHLCAPTFVFLAGTSVYLSLQSKKDLAETRKFLFKRGLWLLVLEFTIVNFGLFFDIGFHSLLFEVIATIGFGFIALSLLLKIRSQTLGFIGLLILFFHNLLPIIPFAENSILKAVLAPLFSPVVFPFSGRAFIMGYPPIPWFGIMLFGFATGKFFELSKEKRKKLFAKIGWSALALFTIIRLVNIYGDPALWTTQKNAVFTFLSFMNVTKYPPSLLFCLVTLGIMFLLLAVAENFSNKIQKVTLVYGKVPLFYFVVHFYVIHILTLLMLFTQGFSFSQFEFETGTFGRPKGMKSGFPLWTIYLIWIFVVALLYKPCQWYGKYKAENQHWWLKYI, from the coding sequence ATGAAACGACAACCATCAATCGACATTGTTCGAGGAATTGTAATGATTATTATGGCTCTGGATCATGTTCGAGATTTGATGCATGTTGATTCGATTACACAAAGTCCAACCGACTTATCGACTACTTCGCCTTTGTTGTTTTTTACGCGTTTTATTACCCATTTGTGCGCACCAACATTTGTTTTTTTGGCTGGAACTTCAGTTTATCTTTCACTTCAGAGCAAAAAAGATTTGGCCGAAACGAGAAAGTTTTTATTCAAAAGAGGGCTTTGGTTACTTGTGCTCGAATTTACCATTGTCAATTTTGGATTGTTCTTTGACATTGGTTTTCATTCCCTTTTGTTTGAAGTAATAGCCACAATAGGTTTTGGATTTATTGCTTTAAGCTTGTTGCTGAAAATTCGCTCTCAAACTTTAGGTTTTATTGGACTCTTAATACTCTTTTTCCACAATCTTCTACCGATTATTCCTTTTGCCGAAAATTCGATTCTTAAAGCTGTTTTAGCGCCGCTTTTTAGTCCGGTTGTGTTTCCGTTTTCTGGACGAGCATTCATTATGGGTTATCCGCCAATTCCGTGGTTCGGAATTATGTTGTTTGGTTTTGCCACAGGAAAATTCTTTGAATTGTCTAAAGAGAAAAGAAAAAAACTATTCGCAAAAATTGGTTGGAGTGCTTTAGCATTATTTACTATAATTCGGTTAGTGAATATTTACGGAGATCCTGCTTTATGGACAACACAAAAAAATGCTGTTTTTACCTTTTTGTCATTTATGAATGTGACTAAATATCCGCCTTCACTCCTATTCTGTTTGGTTACTTTAGGCATTATGTTTTTACTTCTTGCCGTTGCTGAAAACTTCTCAAACAAAATCCAAAAAGTCACTTTAGTTTATGGCAAAGTACCCTTGTTTTATTTTGTAGTTCATTTTTATGTCATTCATATCCTAACACTTCTTATGCTTTTTACGCAAGGTTTCAGCTTTTCGCAATTTGAATTTGAAACAGGAACTTTTGGAAGACCAAAAGGAATGAAAAGCGGTTTCCCTCTGTGGACAATTTATCTCATTTGGATTTTCGTTGTGGCTCTTCTATACAAACCTTGTCAATGGTATGGAAAATATAAAGCTGAAAATCAGCATTGGTGGTTGAAGTACATTTAG
- a CDS encoding YegJ family protein, translating to MKTKIVILISLFCLISCKESNKIERENEPPIYGVESQDEEMNAAILKANETLDSFNSGLTNPKAESQALKVQFSNSSGIEHMWVGDVILKNGKYSGILNNDPEYVKEYRSGDQIEVDPSKISDWMYIENGKLYGGYTIKVLRNRMSEEERKQFDEESGMQID from the coding sequence ATGAAAACAAAAATTGTAATCTTAATAAGTCTATTTTGCCTAATAAGCTGCAAAGAATCGAATAAAATTGAAAGAGAAAACGAACCGCCAATTTATGGCGTAGAAAGTCAAGATGAAGAAATGAATGCTGCAATATTAAAAGCAAATGAAACTTTAGATAGTTTTAATTCTGGATTAACAAATCCTAAAGCTGAAAGTCAGGCTTTGAAAGTTCAGTTTTCAAATTCAAGCGGAATCGAACATATGTGGGTTGGAGATGTGATATTAAAAAATGGTAAATACTCCGGGATTTTAAACAATGATCCTGAATACGTTAAAGAGTATAGATCTGGTGATCAAATAGAAGTTGATCCATCAAAAATTAGTGATTGGATGTATATTGAAAATGGAAAATTATATGGCGGTTATACTATAAAAGTGCTTCGAAACAGAATGAGCGAAGAAGAACGAAAACAATTTGACGAAGAAAGCGGTATGCAGATTGATTAA
- a CDS encoding ankyrin repeat domain-containing protein, whose product MKKLQLIVLTVFLSALNASFSQSKPKQTVPSREVVEEFYDAIFANNTQKALKMIGTKFPANYEPSNKIAPMQAAIWQNNLTLVKALVEGGAVINKPKSDESYIETAAEKGTLEIVQYLIQKGGNITNSKAFNTAGFSHFYDCAKLLLLKGANQEKGDIRGKLWVFEQAVRKSDYEVLNALKLDKAELDSNNYDGETALIIAVKKNNIEMVKYLLKKGVDKNKPETFDAGDDISYGKKPVQIAVKMKFTEIAKLLK is encoded by the coding sequence ATGAAAAAACTACAATTAATTGTTCTGACAGTTTTTCTTTCTGCTTTAAACGCTTCTTTTTCTCAGTCAAAACCAAAACAAACTGTACCTTCAAGAGAAGTTGTTGAAGAATTTTATGATGCCATTTTTGCCAATAATACACAAAAGGCATTAAAAATGATCGGCACTAAATTTCCAGCAAACTATGAGCCAAGCAATAAAATAGCACCAATGCAGGCGGCGATCTGGCAAAATAATCTCACACTGGTTAAAGCTCTTGTAGAAGGCGGAGCAGTTATCAATAAGCCAAAAAGTGATGAATCTTATATTGAAACTGCAGCTGAAAAAGGCACCTTAGAAATAGTTCAGTATTTAATCCAAAAAGGAGGTAATATAACCAATTCAAAAGCTTTTAATACGGCAGGTTTCAGTCATTTTTATGACTGTGCAAAACTATTGCTCTTAAAAGGCGCAAATCAGGAAAAAGGAGATATCAGAGGTAAACTCTGGGTATTTGAACAAGCTGTACGAAAATCGGATTATGAGGTTTTGAATGCCTTAAAGTTAGATAAAGCCGAACTAGACTCTAATAATTATGATGGAGAAACTGCCCTAATAATTGCTGTAAAAAAGAATAATATCGAAATGGTAAAATACCTCTTAAAAAAAGGTGTTGATAAAAACAAACCGGAGACATTTGATGCTGGAGACGATATCTCGTATGGAAAAAAACCTGTTCAAATTGCTGTAAAAATGAAATTTACAGAAATTGCAAAACTGCTGAAATAA
- the lysA gene encoding diaminopimelate decarboxylase, with amino-acid sequence MQAKDLLQLADQFGSPLYVYDAEKIQSQYNRLTKAFSKVENLRVNYAMKALSNVAILQLLKNMGSGLDTVSIQEVQLGLHAGYEPERIFFTPNGVSLEEIEEVAAMGVQINIDNLSILEQFGTKHPHIPVCIRINPHVMAGGNANISVGHIDSKFGISVHQIPHILRIVENTKMSIVGIHMHTGSDILDIEVFLYAAEILFDTAKHFKDLQFLDFGSGFKVPYKKDDIETDIEELGKKLSKRFNAFCAEYGRDLTLIFEPGKFLVSEAGHFLVKVNVVKQTTSTVFAGIDSGFNHLIRPMFYGSSHHIENISNPKGKERFYSVVGYICETDTFANNRRIAEITEGDILEFRNAGAYCFSMSSNYNSRYKPAEVLWMNGKGILIRQAETFEDLLKNQIPLPEEVAATV; translated from the coding sequence ATGCAAGCAAAAGATTTACTGCAGTTAGCAGACCAATTTGGAAGTCCATTGTATGTTTACGATGCTGAAAAAATCCAATCACAGTACAACCGATTAACTAAAGCTTTCTCTAAGGTGGAGAACTTAAGAGTTAATTACGCCATGAAGGCATTGTCAAACGTTGCGATTCTACAGTTATTAAAGAACATGGGGTCTGGCTTAGACACTGTATCAATTCAGGAAGTTCAGTTAGGGCTTCACGCTGGCTATGAACCCGAAAGAATTTTCTTTACACCAAACGGCGTTTCTCTTGAAGAAATCGAAGAAGTTGCCGCAATGGGTGTACAAATTAATATCGACAATTTATCTATTTTAGAGCAATTCGGAACAAAACATCCACATATTCCAGTATGTATTCGTATCAATCCACACGTAATGGCGGGTGGAAATGCAAATATTTCTGTTGGACATATCGATAGTAAATTCGGAATTTCTGTTCACCAGATTCCGCATATCTTGCGAATTGTCGAAAATACAAAAATGAGCATTGTTGGAATTCACATGCACACAGGATCAGATATCTTAGATATCGAAGTATTCTTGTATGCTGCTGAAATTTTATTTGATACAGCTAAACATTTCAAAGATTTACAATTCTTAGATTTCGGAAGTGGCTTCAAAGTGCCTTATAAAAAAGACGATATCGAAACAGACATCGAAGAATTAGGTAAAAAATTATCTAAAAGATTCAATGCTTTCTGTGCTGAATACGGAAGAGATTTAACGTTGATTTTCGAACCAGGAAAATTCTTGGTAAGTGAAGCAGGTCATTTCTTAGTAAAAGTAAACGTAGTAAAACAAACGACTTCAACAGTTTTCGCTGGAATCGATAGTGGTTTCAACCACTTAATCCGTCCAATGTTTTACGGATCTTCACACCATATCGAAAACATCTCTAACCCAAAAGGAAAAGAGCGTTTTTACTCAGTTGTAGGATACATTTGCGAGACTGATACTTTTGCCAACAACCGCAGAATAGCAGAAATCACAGAAGGTGACATTTTAGAATTCAGAAATGCAGGAGCATATTGTTTCTCAATGTCTTCGAACTATAATTCAAGATACAAACCAGCTGAAGTTCTTTGGATGAACGGAAAGGGAATCTTAATTCGCCAAGCCGAAACATTCGAAGATTTACTTAAAAATCAAATTCCGTTACCAGAAGAAGTTGCTGCTACGGTTTAA
- a CDS encoding glutamate synthase subunit beta, with product MGKIGGFKEYNRADESNLAVAERVSNYNEFTIPVPKDKLKEQGSRCMDCGIPFCHSGCPLGNLIPDFNDMVHQEEWQSALEILQSTNNFPEFTGRLCPAPCEKSCVLGIIKDPVSIENIEKSIVERGFAEGWIKPQPPKTRTGKTVAVIGSGPAGLAAAQQLNRAGHTVTVFERDNAIGGLLRYGIPNFKLEKGIIDRRVAILEAEGITFKTNVNVGVNFSVEELNQFDSIVLCGGATERRSLPTKGIESKGVVQAMDFLTQQTKVLFGESIPDQVKATGKDVIVIGGGDTGSDCIGTSNRHGAKSVTNFEILPKPPVGRSESTPWPFWPLQLKTSSSHEEGCDRNWLINTKEFISNDKGELTGLKTVEVQWKMTPGQRPELIEKEGSEKIWPCDLALLALGFTGPEKTLSEQLGIETDMRSNYKAHNYQTNVPHIFTAGDMRRGQSLIVWAISEGREAAREVDLFLMGSTNLPTKGKGDLPSL from the coding sequence ATGGGTAAAATAGGCGGATTTAAAGAATATAACAGAGCCGACGAAAGTAATTTAGCAGTAGCAGAACGTGTTTCGAACTACAACGAATTTACTATTCCGGTACCAAAAGATAAATTAAAAGAACAAGGATCAAGATGTATGGACTGTGGAATTCCTTTTTGCCACAGTGGTTGTCCATTAGGAAATTTAATTCCTGACTTCAACGACATGGTGCATCAGGAAGAATGGCAGAGTGCGTTAGAGATTTTACAATCTACTAACAACTTCCCTGAATTTACAGGTCGTTTATGCCCTGCTCCATGTGAGAAATCATGTGTATTAGGAATCATCAAAGATCCGGTTTCTATCGAAAACATCGAGAAAAGCATTGTCGAAAGAGGTTTTGCTGAAGGATGGATTAAACCACAGCCACCAAAAACAAGAACTGGAAAAACAGTTGCCGTTATTGGTTCAGGACCTGCAGGTCTTGCGGCTGCTCAACAATTAAACAGAGCGGGTCACACCGTTACTGTTTTTGAAAGAGACAACGCAATTGGAGGTCTATTACGTTACGGAATTCCAAATTTCAAATTAGAAAAAGGAATTATTGATCGTCGTGTAGCTATTCTTGAAGCAGAAGGAATCACTTTCAAAACCAACGTAAATGTTGGTGTTAATTTCAGTGTTGAAGAATTAAACCAATTCGATTCTATCGTTTTATGCGGAGGAGCAACGGAAAGAAGAAGCTTGCCAACTAAAGGAATCGAAAGCAAAGGCGTTGTTCAAGCAATGGATTTCTTGACACAGCAAACTAAAGTTTTATTTGGAGAATCAATCCCAGATCAGGTTAAAGCAACTGGTAAAGATGTAATCGTTATTGGTGGTGGAGATACTGGTTCTGACTGTATTGGAACTTCAAACAGACACGGAGCTAAATCAGTAACTAACTTTGAGATTTTACCAAAACCTCCAGTTGGAAGAAGCGAGTCAACTCCTTGGCCTTTCTGGCCGTTGCAGTTGAAAACATCTTCTTCTCACGAAGAAGGTTGCGACAGAAACTGGTTAATCAATACTAAAGAATTCATTTCTAACGATAAAGGCGAATTAACTGGATTAAAAACAGTTGAAGTGCAATGGAAAATGACTCCAGGTCAACGTCCTGAATTAATCGAAAAAGAAGGTTCTGAGAAAATCTGGCCTTGTGATTTAGCTTTATTGGCTCTTGGATTTACAGGTCCGGAGAAAACTTTAAGCGAACAATTAGGAATCGAAACTGATATGAGAAGCAACTACAAAGCGCATAACTATCAGACAAATGTACCTCACATTTTCACTGCAGGTGATATGAGAAGAGGACAATCATTAATCGTGTGGGCTATTTCAGAAGGTCGCGAAGCAGCAAGAGAAGTAGATTTATTCCTTATGGGATCTACAAACTTGCCTACTAAAGGAAAAGGAGATCTTCCTAGCCTATAA
- a CDS encoding acyltransferase family protein: MKIQQLTFTRFIAAISIVIFHYGTKTFLLDNFIFKQASVGVSYFFMLSGFVMIISYGNLEKIDFFQYIKNRLARIYPLYVFAALLVIASDRFININFSNVLIHFSMLQTWIPGQAPKINPPGWSLSAELFFYITFPFFANRFYSKQKLKTNAIWIILFWIISIIVFNCLIYSIISIKNFPPNSIAYHPVMYLNTFLIGNLAGLFYIQKLKNQQGNYLIPILICLLMLVLALRFPTQLDFHNGLFAIVFIPLIIFISLSTDGLTTFFSRKEFVFLGEISFGIYILQFPVWTIFSDFRLTKFLGTDREEDYSLTFFIRLVILLLASIISYLYFEKPMRNLIKNYRQPKLK; the protein is encoded by the coding sequence TTGAAAATTCAACAACTAACATTTACAAGATTTATTGCTGCCATTTCAATTGTAATTTTTCATTACGGAACAAAGACTTTTTTATTGGATAATTTTATCTTCAAACAAGCAAGCGTTGGCGTAAGCTACTTTTTTATGTTGTCGGGTTTTGTAATGATCATCTCATATGGGAATTTAGAAAAAATAGACTTTTTTCAATATATAAAAAACAGATTAGCTAGAATTTATCCGTTGTATGTGTTTGCTGCATTGTTAGTTATTGCTTCAGATCGCTTTATAAACATTAATTTTTCGAATGTTTTAATACATTTTTCAATGTTGCAGACTTGGATACCAGGTCAAGCTCCAAAAATAAATCCGCCAGGTTGGTCGCTATCTGCTGAATTATTCTTTTATATAACTTTTCCTTTCTTTGCAAACAGATTTTATTCAAAACAAAAATTAAAAACAAATGCAATATGGATCATCTTATTTTGGATTATCAGTATTATCGTTTTCAATTGCTTAATATATAGCATTATTTCCATAAAAAACTTTCCTCCAAATAGTATTGCTTATCATCCGGTGATGTATTTAAATACGTTCTTGATAGGAAATCTGGCAGGTCTTTTTTATATTCAAAAACTTAAAAATCAACAAGGAAATTATTTAATTCCCATATTAATTTGTTTGCTAATGCTAGTTTTGGCGTTACGATTTCCAACACAACTAGACTTTCATAATGGTTTATTTGCCATAGTTTTCATTCCTTTAATTATTTTTATTTCGCTAAGTACAGACGGATTAACTACGTTTTTTAGCAGAAAAGAATTTGTTTTTTTAGGCGAAATAAGTTTTGGAATCTATATCCTTCAATTTCCCGTATGGACAATTTTTTCAGATTTTAGATTGACTAAGTTTTTAGGAACAGATCGAGAAGAAGACTACAGCTTAACTTTTTTTATCAGATTAGTCATTTTACTTCTAGCATCTATTATAAGCTATTTGTATTTTGAAAAACCAATGAGAAATCTAATTAAGAATTATAGACAGCCAAAATTAAAATAA
- a CDS encoding DUF1572 domain-containing protein, which produces MKNALEIANRFRETILNGTWIANTNYKDQLENLDWKIAVTTVQNLNTIALLAQHIHYYIEGINNVFKGGTLDIKDKFSFNFPPISSQENWEMFLIRFWNATEEFASFVEQMSDEKLNQFFVDEKYGSYQRNIDAMIEHSYYHLGQIVLIKKLLTNQ; this is translated from the coding sequence ATGAAAAATGCATTAGAAATTGCCAATCGTTTTAGAGAAACTATTTTAAACGGAACCTGGATTGCCAATACCAATTACAAAGACCAACTCGAAAATCTAGATTGGAAAATTGCTGTTACTACTGTTCAGAATTTAAATACCATTGCGCTTCTGGCACAACATATTCATTATTATATTGAAGGAATAAACAATGTTTTTAAAGGCGGAACACTTGACATAAAAGACAAATTCAGTTTTAACTTTCCTCCTATCTCTTCACAAGAAAACTGGGAAATGTTTTTGATACGATTTTGGAATGCAACCGAAGAGTTTGCTTCTTTTGTTGAACAAATGTCTGACGAGAAACTAAATCAGTTTTTTGTGGACGAAAAGTATGGAAGCTACCAAAGAAATATCGACGCTATGATTGAGCACAGTTATTATCATTTAGGACAAATTGTTTTGATAAAAAAATTACTGACTAATCAATAA